In a genomic window of uncultured Sphaerochaeta sp.:
- a CDS encoding DbpA RNA binding domain-containing protein translates to MDNDNKSTPNEDDLLAGTIQLLAGKTKADPNPDELERLKKLIKKQVPFTLRGYFMAYLLREVLQANTSRRSAAPRQQREKRETPKREVAKETSAEKVPPKVREEKPLPEGARTLYLNIGKMKRLYAKELSQLLQTELEITREDIYSIRIHDKYSFISMSEENCEKAIAKLNGVDIKGRTASISYSNKE, encoded by the coding sequence ATGGACAATGACAACAAGAGCACCCCGAACGAAGACGACCTGTTGGCAGGTACCATCCAGCTCTTGGCTGGAAAAACGAAAGCCGACCCCAATCCGGATGAACTGGAGAGACTCAAGAAGCTGATCAAAAAGCAGGTGCCGTTCACTCTTCGCGGCTATTTTATGGCCTACCTCCTGCGCGAGGTCCTGCAGGCCAACACGTCCAGACGCTCGGCGGCCCCAAGACAACAGAGGGAGAAGCGCGAGACCCCCAAACGTGAAGTGGCAAAAGAGACTTCGGCCGAGAAGGTTCCGCCCAAGGTACGTGAGGAGAAGCCCCTTCCCGAAGGAGCCCGCACCCTGTACCTCAACATCGGAAAGATGAAACGCCTCTATGCCAAGGAGCTGAGCCAGCTGTTGCAGACCGAACTGGAGATCACCCGTGAGGACATCTACAGCATTCGCATCCACGACAAGTACTCATTCATCAGCATGAGCGAGGAGAATTGCGAGAAAGCCATCGCCAAGCTCAATGGAGTGGACATCAAAGGCAGAACCGCCTCGATCAGCTACTCCAACAAGGAGTAA
- a CDS encoding MBL fold metallo-hydrolase: MFVERLVVGPYQTNCYLLGNEETSSAWIIDPGNDAQIIIRHLAERNVTPIAILLTHSHWDHITAIGDLKQVWADLEVLVSEEDSIFLGKAGYERIKQVCFDTSFLQRYDKSLSLLCDPTGFLSDGQYLQDSHLLVLHTPGHTAGGLCFYHEEGQFVFTGDTLFAGSIGRTDLVGGSYEQIQESCRKLLQLPDEVQVLPGHGPTSTIANERSNPFLV; this comes from the coding sequence ATGTTTGTCGAACGACTTGTGGTGGGACCTTACCAGACGAACTGCTATCTCTTGGGCAATGAGGAGACTTCATCCGCCTGGATCATCGATCCGGGCAACGATGCACAGATCATCATCCGCCATCTCGCTGAGCGAAATGTCACACCCATCGCCATCCTGTTGACCCACTCTCACTGGGACCACATCACCGCCATCGGAGACCTGAAGCAGGTCTGGGCCGATCTTGAGGTATTGGTTTCCGAAGAGGACTCCATCTTTCTCGGCAAGGCAGGATACGAACGCATCAAGCAAGTCTGTTTCGACACAAGCTTTCTCCAACGGTATGACAAGAGTCTGAGCCTCTTGTGCGACCCCACCGGCTTCCTTTCCGATGGCCAGTACCTGCAGGACAGTCACCTACTGGTCCTGCATACTCCGGGCCATACTGCCGGTGGCCTCTGTTTCTATCATGAGGAAGGTCAGTTCGTGTTCACCGGCGATACCCTTTTTGCCGGGAGCATCGGCCGCACTGACTTGGTCGGGGGTTCCTATGAACAGATCCAGGAGAGTTGCAGAAAACTTCTGCAACTGCCTGATGAGGTGCAAGTACTGCCCGGACATGGTCCGACCAGTACCATTGCCAACGAACGGAGCAACCCTTTCCTCGTCTGA
- a CDS encoding TraR/DksA family transcriptional regulator, translating to MVSDSFVQEMEEQLVAMRQELLEKLSEDNSDFREMVNAMGIKDSIDVAADDIAFKKMEAINKHEANRLRSIENALARIHNGKYGHCLKCSKKIPEERLRAIPYAVLCVDCKNAEEVPGRR from the coding sequence ATGGTGTCCGACTCGTTTGTACAGGAAATGGAAGAGCAGCTTGTGGCAATGAGACAAGAGTTGCTTGAGAAACTCAGTGAGGATAACAGCGACTTTCGTGAGATGGTCAATGCCATGGGGATCAAGGACAGCATCGATGTGGCTGCCGATGATATTGCGTTCAAGAAGATGGAGGCGATCAACAAGCATGAGGCGAACCGCCTGCGTTCCATCGAGAATGCACTTGCCAGGATCCATAATGGAAAGTATGGCCACTGTCTGAAGTGTTCCAAGAAAATTCCCGAGGAGCGGCTGCGTGCAATCCCGTATGCAGTGCTCTGTGTTGATTGCAAGAATGCAGAGGAAGTTCCCGGAAGAAGATAA
- a CDS encoding DUF3744 domain-containing protein, translating to MQNTLIEFSDFSFTYQAQKDPTLKHINLSIRQGEKVLIVGPSGSGKSTLGYCINALIPNAFKGKMEGSASVCSLSLSDSDIYEVNKKVGTVMQDTDAQFVALTVAEDIAFSLENQCMDQKRMQSLVQDMARVVDMSAFLGHSPQDLSGGQKQRVSLAGVLVDDVQVLLFDEPLANLDPETGRTAINLIDELWRTTGKTVLIIEHRLEDVLYRPVDRILAMQEGCLVADTTPQKLLSSTLLPSLGIREPLYLAALRMAGCDLDGLGDVSSVEHARVKQCSHILKAWQKREFRVQEQAKRRTILSLENICYSYDGLKPALDGVSASFGEAEMVSILGSNGAGKSTLAQILMGVLRQDSGHITYEGRVLDDYTASQRSDAIGFVMQNPNHMISCDLVFDEVAFALRQKGYDEELIKERVLDVLGLCDLRSYHHWPISALSYGQKKRVTIASILVTDPKILMLDEPTSGQDYVRYTALMEFLSELNRTLGLTILFITHDMHLALEYTQRSLVLHQGRLIADTKTSEVFSDEALLKQANLKETSLYTLAKRCAVPDIPNFIEAFVQAEQQSRGEVKPVASLPERDQALGEVGKRRKHKKVEKEGRKFGFALTYEETGSLLHRFNGVTKMGIFLIWILFSLTTFDIRFLLFGTGVSLVLLTQAKIPMRKFRPYIMGMGTVIALNALFIFLFSPDQGTRYLGSRTILLGDEHMHYALSAETLFYLVVVCLKYFSIFPMALLFVSVTHPSQFASSLNRLGLSYRISYAVALALRYLPEVTKNYVHILHAQMARGVDLSSASTLGKRIRSIGRVLSPLVLSSLDRIDVITNAMVLRGFGRNEKRSWYLQRKLRVADFVILGLGILLLVFSLFCRFGLKVMFWYPF from the coding sequence ATGCAGAATACGCTCATCGAATTTTCGGATTTCAGCTTCACCTACCAGGCGCAGAAAGATCCGACGCTCAAGCATATCAACCTGTCCATTCGACAGGGAGAGAAAGTTCTGATCGTCGGACCGTCCGGCAGCGGCAAGAGTACCCTTGGATACTGCATCAACGCCCTCATCCCCAATGCTTTCAAAGGCAAGATGGAGGGTTCTGCTTCTGTCTGTTCGCTTTCGCTCTCAGACTCGGACATCTATGAGGTGAACAAGAAAGTGGGGACGGTGATGCAGGATACCGATGCCCAGTTCGTGGCGCTCACCGTTGCCGAGGACATCGCCTTTTCCTTGGAAAACCAGTGTATGGACCAGAAGAGAATGCAATCGCTGGTGCAGGACATGGCCAGGGTGGTGGATATGTCCGCTTTCCTCGGCCATAGCCCCCAGGATCTTTCGGGAGGCCAGAAACAGCGGGTTTCGCTTGCCGGCGTGCTGGTTGATGATGTGCAGGTGCTCCTTTTTGATGAGCCGCTTGCCAACCTTGACCCGGAAACGGGAAGGACTGCCATCAATCTCATTGACGAGTTGTGGCGCACCACCGGCAAGACCGTCCTGATCATCGAGCACCGCCTTGAGGATGTGCTGTACCGTCCGGTTGACCGTATCCTGGCCATGCAGGAAGGCTGCCTTGTTGCTGATACCACTCCCCAGAAGTTGCTTTCCTCAACGTTGTTGCCCAGCTTGGGTATCCGCGAGCCGCTGTATCTTGCCGCATTGCGTATGGCAGGGTGTGATCTTGACGGGCTTGGGGATGTGAGCAGTGTCGAACATGCCCGCGTTAAACAGTGCTCCCACATCCTCAAGGCTTGGCAGAAGCGGGAATTCAGGGTGCAGGAGCAAGCCAAGCGACGCACGATTCTCTCGCTCGAGAACATCTGCTACTCCTATGACGGGCTCAAGCCGGCTTTGGACGGGGTGAGCGCCTCGTTCGGGGAGGCTGAGATGGTCTCCATCCTGGGCAGCAACGGGGCGGGCAAATCGACCTTGGCCCAGATCCTGATGGGAGTGCTGCGGCAGGACAGCGGGCACATTACCTATGAGGGGAGGGTGTTGGACGACTATACGGCAAGCCAACGGTCGGATGCCATCGGCTTTGTCATGCAGAACCCCAACCATATGATCAGTTGTGACCTTGTTTTTGATGAGGTTGCTTTCGCTCTCCGTCAGAAGGGGTATGACGAGGAGCTCATCAAGGAGCGTGTTCTTGATGTGCTGGGCCTGTGTGACCTGCGCAGCTACCACCATTGGCCCATCTCCGCCCTCAGTTACGGGCAAAAGAAACGGGTCACCATCGCTTCCATCCTGGTGACCGATCCCAAGATCCTCATGCTTGATGAACCTACCAGCGGCCAAGACTATGTACGGTACACCGCACTGATGGAATTCCTTTCGGAATTGAACCGTACGCTTGGACTCACCATCCTGTTCATCACCCATGACATGCACCTTGCCTTGGAGTACACCCAACGCTCCCTGGTGCTTCATCAGGGGCGGCTCATCGCCGACACCAAAACCAGCGAGGTATTCAGCGACGAAGCGTTGCTCAAGCAGGCCAACCTCAAGGAGACCAGCCTCTATACGCTTGCAAAGCGGTGTGCCGTTCCAGACATTCCCAATTTCATCGAAGCATTCGTCCAGGCGGAGCAACAATCAAGAGGTGAGGTAAAACCTGTGGCAAGCCTTCCTGAGCGTGACCAAGCCCTGGGTGAGGTCGGAAAGCGAAGGAAGCACAAGAAGGTTGAGAAAGAGGGGCGCAAGTTTGGTTTTGCGCTCACCTATGAGGAAACCGGTTCCCTGCTTCACCGTTTCAATGGGGTGACCAAGATGGGAATCTTCCTCATCTGGATTCTCTTCAGCCTGACCACCTTCGATATCCGGTTCTTGCTGTTCGGTACTGGTGTTTCCCTGGTATTGCTCACCCAGGCAAAGATACCGATGCGTAAGTTTCGCCCCTACATCATGGGAATGGGTACGGTCATAGCTCTCAATGCCCTCTTCATCTTTCTCTTCAGTCCCGACCAAGGAACCCGCTATCTGGGCTCAAGGACGATTCTCCTGGGAGATGAGCATATGCACTATGCACTGAGTGCCGAGACGCTTTTCTACCTGGTGGTGGTCTGTCTCAAATACTTCTCGATCTTCCCGATGGCCCTGCTTTTTGTCAGTGTGACCCATCCATCCCAATTTGCTTCTTCCCTCAATCGGCTCGGCCTTTCGTACCGTATCTCCTATGCAGTCGCCCTTGCCTTGCGTTACCTGCCTGAGGTGACCAAGAACTATGTGCATATCCTGCATGCCCAGATGGCCCGAGGCGTGGACCTGAGTTCTGCTTCTACGCTGGGCAAGCGGATTCGTTCCATCGGGAGGGTCCTCTCGCCCTTGGTACTCTCCAGCCTCGACCGCATTGATGTCATCACCAACGCAATGGTATTGCGTGGATTTGGAAGAAATGAGAAGCGCTCCTGGTATCTGCAACGCAAGCTGAGGGTTGCCGACTTTGTGATACTGGGGCTGGGCATTCTGCTGCTTGTTTTCAGCCTCTTCTGTAGGTTTGGTTTGAAAGTAATGTTTTGGTACCCATTTTAG
- a CDS encoding ECF-type riboflavin transporter substrate-binding protein, which yields MEQKKGMQPVRMVVIIAIGAALYGIGGLISIPVFANTTIKPAMAILALFAAVFGPIVGFLVGFLGHWLTDLFAGWGVWPTWMLGSGIVGVAIGLFGKMSKDCLSKGELPRSSIGLFILLSFLGNFIGYMVSALLDFIFFAEPMDKVITQQLIIAFTNTIVIAILGTLLLMLVAKRNKNSQNLSRDEQA from the coding sequence ATGGAACAAAAGAAAGGAATGCAGCCCGTGCGCATGGTTGTCATCATTGCCATCGGCGCAGCACTGTATGGAATTGGGGGACTGATCAGCATACCGGTGTTCGCCAACACCACCATCAAGCCGGCCATGGCCATCCTTGCCCTGTTCGCAGCGGTGTTCGGCCCGATCGTCGGATTCCTGGTTGGCTTTCTCGGTCACTGGTTGACCGACCTGTTTGCCGGTTGGGGCGTTTGGCCCACTTGGATGCTGGGAAGCGGGATTGTCGGCGTAGCCATCGGCCTGTTCGGCAAGATGAGCAAGGATTGTCTTTCCAAAGGTGAGCTTCCCCGGTCCTCCATCGGACTGTTCATTCTGCTCTCCTTCCTGGGAAACTTCATCGGATACATGGTCAGTGCACTGCTGGATTTCATCTTCTTTGCAGAACCCATGGACAAGGTGATCACCCAGCAGCTCATCATCGCATTCACCAATACCATCGTCATTGCCATTCTCGGTACGTTGCTTCTCATGCTGGTTGCCAAGCGCAACAAGAACAGCCAGAACCTGAGCCGGGACGAGCAGGCATAA
- a CDS encoding S-adenosyl-l-methionine hydroxide adenosyltransferase family protein, with protein sequence MKNKRRRELLDHHVWTDRKTVVFLSDFGTSDGAVSAMHGVANQVSNTLYLDDLTHDIPQFNIWEASYRLAQALPYWAAGTVFVCVVDPGVGSDRKSIVALTESGHLIVTPDNGTLTHIADRVGLLEVRTMNVDDNRLAGSQKSHTFFGRDVYAYNGARLAAGEVQFETIGEPITKIVKLRIERARREGHTLVGSVDILDARYGSLWTNISADFLEELGVDYGDELEVTITKDGRIVYGYHLPLCKGFTDVGKGEQLIYVNSLLNLAVAVNQGSFAATYGIGTGEGWKITFSVVS encoded by the coding sequence ATGAAAAACAAACGTAGACGTGAGCTGCTCGACCATCATGTGTGGACAGACCGCAAGACAGTGGTCTTTCTCAGTGATTTCGGAACCTCCGACGGTGCAGTGAGTGCAATGCACGGGGTGGCGAACCAAGTTTCCAATACCCTCTACTTGGATGATCTTACCCACGACATACCCCAATTCAATATCTGGGAAGCTTCCTACCGTCTGGCCCAAGCCCTACCGTACTGGGCAGCAGGGACAGTCTTTGTCTGTGTTGTCGATCCCGGGGTGGGCTCGGACCGCAAGAGCATTGTAGCGCTCACTGAAAGTGGGCATCTTATTGTCACCCCTGACAACGGTACCCTCACCCATATTGCCGATCGCGTCGGCCTGTTGGAAGTACGCACGATGAATGTCGATGACAACCGGCTTGCCGGCAGCCAAAAGAGCCACACCTTTTTCGGGCGTGACGTATATGCGTACAACGGGGCCCGGCTTGCAGCAGGGGAAGTGCAGTTCGAAACCATCGGGGAGCCGATCACCAAGATTGTGAAACTGCGCATAGAGCGAGCCCGTAGGGAGGGCCACACGCTTGTCGGTTCGGTCGATATCCTTGATGCCCGCTATGGGTCCTTATGGACAAATATCAGTGCAGACTTCCTGGAGGAACTGGGCGTTGACTACGGCGATGAGCTTGAAGTCACCATCACCAAGGATGGAAGGATCGTGTACGGCTACCACCTTCCCCTGTGCAAAGGCTTCACCGATGTAGGGAAGGGGGAGCAACTCATCTATGTGAACAGCCTTCTCAATCTGGCGGTGGCAGTCAATCAGGGCAGTTTTGCCGCAACCTATGGAATTGGTACTGGTGAAGGCTGGAAAATTACATTTTCAGTGGTATCATGA
- the thrH gene encoding bifunctional phosphoserine phosphatase/homoserine phosphotransferase ThrH, which yields MDIVCLDMEGVLVPEIWINVAQRTGIEELRITTREEPDYDKLMANRIRILAQHKLKLADIQQVIASMGPMDGALAFLDELRTLTQVVILSDTFTEFAKPLMRQLNWPTIWCNDLEVGADGMLIRHRMRMHDGKKKAIQALKALNYRTFAAGDSYNDLTMIREADGGCLFRAPKNILLEQPDLKLATTYDEFISIIKEFLAS from the coding sequence ATGGATATTGTCTGTCTCGATATGGAAGGGGTGCTGGTACCGGAGATTTGGATCAACGTTGCACAGAGAACGGGTATTGAGGAACTGCGCATCACCACCCGTGAGGAACCTGACTACGACAAGCTGATGGCAAACCGGATCAGGATTCTTGCCCAGCACAAGCTCAAATTGGCAGATATTCAGCAAGTCATCGCCTCCATGGGTCCCATGGACGGAGCTCTTGCCTTCCTTGATGAGCTCAGGACCCTGACCCAGGTCGTCATTCTCAGCGATACATTCACCGAATTTGCAAAGCCCCTGATGCGACAGCTCAACTGGCCCACCATCTGGTGCAACGACCTGGAAGTCGGTGCGGACGGGATGCTCATCAGGCACCGAATGCGCATGCACGATGGCAAGAAGAAGGCCATCCAGGCACTGAAAGCCCTCAATTACCGTACCTTCGCCGCCGGGGATTCCTACAATGACCTGACGATGATCCGCGAAGCCGATGGCGGTTGTCTCTTCCGGGCACCGAAGAACATCCTGCTTGAGCAGCCCGACCTGAAGCTGGCCACCACGTACGACGAGTTCATCTCGATCATCAAGGAGTTTCTCGCTTCATGA
- the cobS gene encoding adenosylcobinamide-GDP ribazoletransferase, which translates to MISGLLGAFRTLTRFPLPPRAMEREERTLFWFPFVGAFLGLFSVGISFLPLPPSVLSALMIATSAYLTRGFHLDGLCDLADGLGGGWTKERALAIMKDSHSGAFALITLCCTLLIQYAALQHLVQLRLALVLVPVLGRLMQVLGAACMTYARSGEGTASNLVRSAKKRHALAAGMQLLLLFVALSFLVPMTFVYAFLASALSAVLVTLVVMRIAHKRLGGVTGDVLGAIEVLSESAAMVGFLLPLA; encoded by the coding sequence GTGATCAGTGGACTGTTGGGAGCCTTCAGGACGCTGACCCGCTTCCCCTTGCCCCCTCGGGCCATGGAGCGGGAGGAGCGTACGCTCTTCTGGTTCCCGTTTGTCGGAGCTTTCCTGGGGCTGTTCTCAGTAGGAATTTCCTTTCTCCCTCTTCCCCCTTCGGTGCTTTCCGCCCTCATGATCGCCACCTCCGCCTACCTGACCCGCGGTTTTCATCTTGACGGGCTGTGTGACCTCGCCGATGGATTGGGGGGAGGGTGGACGAAAGAGCGTGCTCTGGCCATCATGAAGGACAGCCACAGCGGAGCCTTTGCCCTCATTACCCTGTGTTGCACCCTGCTCATCCAATATGCAGCCCTCCAGCACCTTGTGCAGCTGCGCCTTGCCTTGGTTTTGGTCCCCGTCCTGGGAAGACTGATGCAGGTGCTTGGTGCTGCATGCATGACCTATGCCCGAAGCGGGGAAGGCACCGCATCCAACCTGGTACGCTCAGCGAAGAAACGGCATGCCCTTGCAGCGGGTATGCAGCTGCTCCTGCTCTTTGTTGCACTCTCTTTTCTTGTCCCGATGACGTTCGTGTACGCTTTCCTTGCTTCAGCTCTCTCAGCCGTGCTGGTAACCTTGGTAGTTATGCGCATCGCCCACAAGAGACTTGGAGGGGTGACTGGTGATGTGTTGGGAGCAATCGAGGTCCTTTCAGAGAGTGCTGCCATGGTGGGTTTTCTCCTCCCCCTTGCATGA
- the cobU gene encoding bifunctional adenosylcobinamide kinase/adenosylcobinamide-phosphate guanylyltransferase, whose amino-acid sequence MATIDLKKNQIKGYPLHAAKGTIVSTTGSVRIHTRLKSQVSLIIGGGRSGKSSYAQDYALSVCEGTESRAYIATAEPIDEEMKARIAAHQQDRGDRFITIEEPIDLAKAIKELPPSVEVCVVDCLTVWLGNLLHHEGIPSKRFAQMDELYEVLRHPPCDILLVTNETGLGLIPADAESRSFRDLAGWMNQDLAQIARNVILLVAGLPLALKGEVL is encoded by the coding sequence ATGGCTACCATTGACTTGAAAAAGAACCAGATCAAGGGATATCCGCTTCATGCTGCGAAAGGAACCATTGTTTCTACAACCGGATCGGTCAGGATCCACACCCGTCTGAAAAGCCAAGTCAGCCTGATCATCGGCGGAGGGCGCAGTGGGAAGAGCTCCTATGCCCAGGACTATGCACTCTCGGTTTGTGAAGGTACTGAGTCACGGGCCTACATCGCCACCGCCGAACCAATAGACGAGGAAATGAAAGCCAGGATTGCCGCCCACCAGCAGGACCGAGGGGACCGCTTCATCACCATCGAGGAGCCGATTGACCTGGCAAAAGCCATCAAGGAGCTTCCTCCCTCGGTGGAAGTCTGCGTAGTCGACTGCCTGACCGTCTGGTTGGGAAACCTGTTGCATCATGAAGGCATCCCCTCCAAGCGGTTTGCCCAGATGGATGAGCTCTATGAGGTGCTCAGGCATCCTCCCTGTGATATTCTTTTGGTAACCAACGAGACCGGTCTTGGCCTGATACCCGCCGATGCCGAGAGCAGGAGCTTTCGCGACTTGGCGGGCTGGATGAACCAGGACCTTGCCCAGATAGCCCGCAATGTCATCCTTCTGGTGGCTGGGTTGCCGCTTGCCCTCAAGGGTGAGGTGTTGTGA
- the cbiR gene encoding cobamide remodeling phosphodiesterase CbiR, whose product MRDQLLRLGTTSYILPDDILPNVRHLGPLVDDVELVLFESEGLSNFPDASTIAELASLASEHNLTYTVHFPLDIYPGSQDKRIREQCVDTLLRVMELTSPLNPFGYVLHLTPDFYGREPSLDTSRWLDGLDWTLARVLSQSRVESRMLCAETLSYRFSVVDELVRRHDLSVTLDIGHIWLMGYSMEENLSSLLDRTRVCHVHGVKDGKDHLGLDKGKSADIETFLSALRRQISLDQKSRVLTVEVFSEPDLQASLSLLQKSHAMMGHVWGGAHGYH is encoded by the coding sequence ATGAGAGACCAACTGCTCAGGCTGGGGACGACCAGCTACATCCTGCCCGATGATATTCTTCCCAATGTCCGCCATCTTGGCCCATTGGTTGATGATGTGGAGCTTGTCCTTTTTGAGAGTGAAGGTCTGAGCAACTTCCCTGATGCTTCTACCATTGCTGAACTTGCTTCCCTTGCCTCTGAGCATAATCTTACCTACACGGTGCACTTTCCCCTGGATATCTATCCAGGTTCGCAGGACAAGCGGATCAGAGAGCAGTGTGTGGATACCCTGCTGCGGGTCATGGAGCTCACTTCCCCCCTCAACCCCTTTGGGTATGTGCTCCACCTCACCCCCGATTTCTATGGAAGGGAACCTTCATTGGATACTTCCCGCTGGTTGGATGGGCTTGACTGGACACTGGCACGGGTGCTCTCCCAAAGCAGGGTGGAGAGCAGAATGCTCTGTGCAGAAACGTTGAGCTACCGCTTCTCCGTGGTGGATGAGCTGGTCCGCCGCCATGACCTGTCAGTGACACTGGATATCGGGCACATCTGGCTCATGGGCTACTCCATGGAGGAGAATCTTTCCTCCCTGTTGGATCGTACACGGGTTTGCCATGTGCACGGGGTGAAAGACGGCAAGGACCATCTGGGCTTGGACAAAGGCAAGTCTGCCGATATTGAAACCTTTCTTTCTGCTCTCAGGAGGCAGATTTCTCTCGACCAAAAAAGTCGGGTGCTGACAGTTGAGGTGTTTTCTGAGCCCGACTTGCAGGCCAGCCTCTCCCTCTTGCAGAAAAGCCATGCTATGATGGGGCATGTTTGGGGAGGTGCTCATGGCTACCATTGA
- the cobT gene encoding nicotinate-nucleotide--dimethylbenzimidazole phosphoribosyltransferase, with protein sequence MNIHPIDQSHRASLAKQLLSKAMPPNSLGRLGSLSIELGLMGASSLENLTLLLFAADHGVVSEGVTHSAQEITWQQCVNFAQGGGACALFASLNQAELTVIDVGVNHTFLPSDGVVDAKAAYGSRNFLLGPALEENACKKAIEAGRKAVLRAKENGCDCIAFGEMGVGNTTSASAVAAALLGLPPSLLTGKGSGLSDEELAHKIAVIEQALALHPQRDPFSVLCNLGGYESAAICGGMWQAAVLGLPILLDGFVVSSAALVAVRMEPGLADYLISCHRSAMSGHQLMLDALGGKKPLLELDMQLGEGTGALVAWPLVRLASHILPDMTSFASAKVTDSTAVLSELGLV encoded by the coding sequence ATGAATATACACCCCATCGACCAATCCCATCGAGCCTCGCTGGCCAAGCAGTTGCTCAGCAAGGCAATGCCCCCGAACAGCCTGGGCCGCCTTGGGTCTCTTTCCATTGAGCTCGGGCTCATGGGTGCCAGCTCTTTGGAAAACCTCACCCTCCTGCTCTTCGCCGCCGATCATGGGGTAGTCAGCGAAGGGGTGACCCACAGCGCACAGGAAATCACGTGGCAACAGTGCGTCAACTTTGCCCAAGGGGGAGGAGCCTGCGCCCTCTTCGCGTCGCTCAACCAGGCCGAGCTCACGGTCATCGATGTGGGGGTGAACCACACCTTCTTGCCATCTGATGGGGTGGTTGATGCAAAGGCAGCCTATGGCAGCAGGAACTTTCTTCTAGGCCCCGCACTTGAGGAAAATGCCTGCAAGAAGGCCATCGAGGCTGGGCGCAAGGCTGTGCTTCGGGCGAAGGAGAATGGATGCGACTGCATAGCCTTCGGAGAGATGGGGGTGGGAAATACCACCAGTGCCTCTGCCGTGGCAGCCGCGCTTCTGGGATTGCCTCCCTCCTTGCTGACGGGCAAAGGTTCGGGGCTCAGCGATGAGGAGCTTGCCCATAAGATTGCAGTGATAGAACAGGCACTTGCACTGCACCCACAGCGAGACCCCTTCTCAGTCCTTTGCAACCTTGGCGGCTATGAGAGTGCCGCCATCTGCGGCGGGATGTGGCAAGCTGCAGTACTTGGCCTACCCATCCTGCTTGATGGGTTTGTGGTCAGCAGTGCAGCCTTGGTTGCTGTACGCATGGAACCTGGGCTTGCAGACTATCTGATAAGCTGTCACCGCTCGGCAATGTCCGGTCATCAGCTGATGCTTGATGCACTGGGAGGCAAGAAGCCCCTCCTTGAGCTGGATATGCAGTTGGGAGAGGGAACAGGAGCCTTGGTTGCCTGGCCACTGGTCAGGCTGGCAAGCCACATCCTTCCTGATATGACCAGTTTCGCCTCTGCAAAGGTGACCGACAGTACTGCAGTACTCTCCGAATTGGGGTTGGTATGA